A region of Phaeodactylum tricornutum CCAP 1055/1 chromosome 14, whole genome shotgun sequence DNA encodes the following proteins:
- a CDS encoding predicted protein, with protein MSQFIQRVANYIANEVLIKGLANSKTFQRFAIRTDHNLQNLHKTGTEHFEKAFEDI; from the coding sequence ATGAGCCAATTTATTCAACGTGTCGCCAACTACATTGCAAATGAAGTCCTCATCAAGGGACTTGCAAATTCGAAAACGTTTCAACGTTTTGCTATTCGAACAGATCATAACCTGCAAAATTTGCACAAGACCGGAACTGAGCACTTCGAAAAGGCCTTTGAAGACATT
- a CDS encoding predicted protein: MRFFLAMSVLIGCFGTASAAVVLSEKVLTLTRTVDPTPKLRSNPTVFTLPALPYRPSAISSVPMSTSAHFKLSDFPHKVLDPIATLTVPPTYATIKHAQRQLMTNAAAIPTLNGGGAHGHMALTLTALAYADISDVPFVIPVAPPANPPPGATQPQITENNRVHQRDADIYNLYVAVNNALRQQLLDAIPRIYVRALAHPMFEFSNVTCLDLLSHLWTKYGTIKPAELQKNFQSMFTPWNTTEPIESVFLQLDEAIAFSVDGNDPISEAAAVRAGYEVIAHSGLLLLDCKEWRKLPLASHTLANFQQHFSLADDDRRLTATTGSLGYANVLAATPSLTPATVSDTLSLPFSALSVSQTSVSSPDMTYCWTHGTSKNRRHTSATLNSSVAPSPPSSHTSAIADTGCTGHYITVNCPHTHKLPARPSLAVRVPNGAVLRSSHIATLALPGFSPSACQAHIFPGLTSHPLISIGQLCDDGCTATFSATRLEIHRDTTLLLSGTRAPTTGLWHLDLTPAKPPATAHALVPNTPLADRIAFVHASLFSPAISTWCQALDSGHLATFPELSSRQVRKYPPRSPAMVKGHLDQQRANLRSTKLPPVGSPITTAPPAAAVPDLDPPDAHPVTRTHHVFAAHQRVTGQIYTDQPGRFLTPSSSGHNDMLVLYDYDSNAIHVELMKNKSGPEILAAYKRAHALFTQRGLRPQLQRLDNEASAALQSFMTSEHVDFQLAPPHLHRRNAAERAIRTFKNHFIAGLCTTNPDFPLHLWDRLLPQALITLNLLRRSRINPKLSAHAQLHGAFDYNRTPLAPPGTRVLVHVKPSVRETWAPHAVEGWYLGPALHHYRCHRVWVTETRAERVADTLSWFPTRIPMPAASSTDRALAAARDLVHALQNPSPSSPFAPLDATQHQALTDLATLFATVATPTDDVPAPAPVPPVRPPAPATPLAQVRFAVPLVTAEHAPALPRVPIPAPALPRVPTMATYHSRTGNPGRRRRKARKQPATPTLVPAHPHNTRTRPFLVPASANAVSPTNDKATSHLQRGCVDPTPKPNGTGFDILEVFIDEPDQALIASKDGYCFAAFRGTTLTKEDWKQNLILGNEDICTTTGSQERCCSTRRGFFQAYDTTYKDMLIKSLRSCASACKNKDECVVLTGHSQGGAVAAVAGVALADLNPYVITFGQPPTIDAPCAAITSERWYRYVNSKDSELLSFGIVYDPIPFAPGLGADSFGHMIMISGDNSGVAYIGLDAQDFFGPLNVKGFEAHSMIGAEGSKYPGYLDRIVAIMEYYAEKGTYPVRTTGYLPNSLCTEAKECETGECVKETGLSWARCVGTQCDEDMDCPETGRCDSGICVPKLGSCQPCDEDSDCESDHCTWHFVCTNMEGLIDNECGCSVNSDCKSGRCEGWAPPICEARLGDGATCNEDSDCLSNDCSWSFRCRGGDKNLAIATTISAKQIVMNARSIDIAAKAHPTRVSEPTSNSKVKIGGVFGIVALAVIGFAAIKWYRHRRHGYEEIPAQINV; the protein is encoded by the exons ATGAGATTTTTCTTGGCGATGTCCGTGCTCATAGGTTGTTTTGGAACTGCATCGGCTGCAGTAGTTTTAAGTGAGAAGGTTTTGACACTCACCAGgactgttgatccaactccta aactacgaagcaaccccaccgtctttacgctcccagccctgccctaccgccCATCCGCCATCTCTTCGGTCCCGATGTCGACCTCTGCTCACTTCAAACTgagcgactttcctcacaaagtcctgGATCCGATTGCCACCCTCACCGTCCCACCGACTTACGCGACCATCAAACATGCCCAACGTCAGCTCATGACCAACGCAGCCGCCATCCCCACGCTCAACGGTGGCGGCGCCCACGGCCACATGGCCTTAACCCTCACCGCTCTCGCGTACGCCGACATCAGCGACGTCCCGTTCGTCATTCCCGTCGCTCCCCCTGCCAATCCGCCCCCCGGCGCCACGCAACCCCAAATCACCGAGAATAACCGCGTTCACCAACGCGACGCTGACATTTACAACCTTTATGTCGCTGTTAACAACGCTCTCCGCCAACAGCTTCTCGATGCGATTCCCCGCATCTACGTACGCGCCCTCGCGCATCCCATGTTCGAGTTCAGCAACGTCACGTGCCTTGACTTGCTTTCGCACCTCTGGACCAAATACGGTACAATCAAGCCCGCTGAGCtccagaaaaatttccagtcaATGTTCACCCCGTGGAATACAACAGAACCGATTGAATCCGTTTTTCTCCAGCTCGACGAGGCCATCGCCTTCTCCGTCGACGGTAACGACCCCATCTCCGAAGCTGCCGCCGTACGAGCCGGCTATGAAGTCATCGCGCACTCTGGCCTGCTCCTCCTCGACTgcaaagaatggcgcaaATTACCCCTTGCTTCTCACACCCTTGCCAACTTTCAGCAGCACTTTTCccttgccgacgacgaccggCGCCTTACGGCCACCACTGGTTCCCTCGGCTATGCCAACGTTCTCGCTGCAACCCCCTCTCTGACTCCAGCCACGGTTTCCGACACCCTCAGCCTTCCCTTCTCCGCGCTCTCTGTGTCACAGACTTCCGTCTCCTCTCCGGATATGAcctattgctggacccatggGACCAGCAAGAACCGACGCCATACGAGCGCCAc TCTTAATTCATCTGTAGccccctccccgcctagtTCCCATACctcggccattgccgacaccgGTTGCACCGGCCATTACATCACCGTCAACTGCCCCCACACCCACAAACTTCCTGCACGCCCcagccttgccgtccgtgtCCCTAACGGCGCCGTCCTCCGCTCAAGCCACATTGCCACCCTGGCCCTCCCTGGCTTCTCCCCTTCTGCTTGCCAGGCCCACATCTTCCCCGGGCTTACCTCGCACCCACTCATTTCGATTGGACAACTTTGTGACGACGGCTGCACTGCCACTTTCTCAGCCACTCGCCTCGAGATCCACCGCGACACTACACTACTCCTCTCCGGCACTCGTGCACCCACTACCGGCCTCTGGCACCTTGATCTTACCCCTGCCAAGCCTCCTGCCACAGCCCACGCTCTAGTTCCCAACACTCCCCTCGCTGACCGCATCGCTTTTGTTCATGCCTCGCTCTTCTCCCCGGCGATCTCCACATGGTGCCAGGCCCTCGACTCCGGCCATCTTGCAACCTTTCCTGAACTTTCCTCCCGCCAGGTCCGCAAGTATCCACCTCGTTCccccgccatggtcaagggCCACCTCGACCAACAACGCGCAAACCTTCGATCCACCAAGCTTCCCCCTGTCGGTTCCCCCATCACGACGGCACCCCCTGCCGCCGCTGTGCCCGACCTTGACCCTCCCGACGCCCACCCCGTCACACGCACGCACCATGTCTTTGCTGCTCACCAGCGCGTCACCGGCCAAATATACACGGACCAACCTGGCCGTTTCCTCACTCCTTCAAGTTCAGGCCACAACGACATGCTTGTTCTTTATGATTACGACAGCAACGCTATCCACgtcgaactcatgaagaacaagtccggcCCCGAGATTCTGGCCGCTTATAAACGCGCTCATGCTCTTTTCACCCAGCGAGGCCTCCGTCCCCAACTCCAGCGGcttgacaacgaagcctctgcCGCCCTCCAGTCCTTCATGACCTCAGAGCACGTTGACTTTCAGCTGGCACCCCCCCATCtacaccgtcgtaatgcAGCCGAACGGGCCATCCGCACCTTCAAGAACCACTTTATCGCTGGCCTATGCACCActaacccggattttccATTGCACCTTtgggaccgcctcctcccACAGGCCCTTATCACcctcaatcttcttcgtcgctcccgcatcaatCCTAAGCTGTCCGCCCACGCCCAGCTTCATGGTGCTTTCGACTACAACCGCACCCCGCTTGCTCCACCTGGCACTCGCGTCTTAGTTCATGTCAAGCCGTCCGTCCGCGAAACTTGGGCCCCCCATGCTGTTGAAGGTTGGTACCTTGGCCCCGCCCTGCACCATTACCGTTGCCACCGCGTCTGGGTCACAGAAACACGTGCCGAACGCGTTGCTGACACCCTTTCCTGGTTCCCGACCCGCATTCCCATGCCCGcagcttcgtccaccgaccgcgccctggccgccgcccgcGACCTAGTCCATGCCCTCCAGAATCCTTCCCCTTCGTCTCCGTTCGCCCCCCTCGATGCCACCCAGCACCAGGCACTCACAGATCTTGCCACCCTCTTTGCCACCGTGGCCACCCCGACCGACGATGTCCCTGCACCCGCTCCCGTGCCTCCGGTCCGTCCCCCTGCCCCCGCAACTCCCCTTGCTCAGgtccgttttgccgttcctcttgtCACGGCCGAACATGCCCcggcacttccgagggtgcccattccggccccagcacttccgagggtgcccaccaTGGCCACCTATCACTCTCGCACCGGTAACCCaggccgtcgccgccgcaaagcacgcaaacaaccggcaaccccaaccctagtACCGGcgcatccacacaacacccgcacccggccctttcttgtcccggcctccgccaacgctgtt TCACCCACCAATGACaaagcaacttctcatttgcagcgagggtgtgttgatccaactccta AACCCAACGGCACGGGGTTCGACATTCTGGAAGTGTTCATCGATGAGCCTGACCAAGCTCTGATTGCGTCCAAAGACGGATACTGCTTTGCAGCTTTTCGAGGAACAACCTTGACGAAGGAGGATTGGAAGCAGAATCTCATTTTAGGCAATGAAGACATTTGTACCACAACTGGCTCTCAGGAGCGATGTTGCTCAACCCGTCGTGGATTTTTTCAAGCCTACGACACCACCTACAAAGATATGCTCATAAAGTCCCTCCGCTCGTGCGCTTCCGCATGCAAGAACAAGGATGAATGCGTCGTTTTGACCGGTCATTCTCAGGGTGGAGCTGTGGcagctgttgctggtgttgcATTGGCAGATCTCAATCCCTATGTTATCACATTTGGACAGCCGCCTACAATTGATGCTCCGTGTGCAGCTATCACAAGTGAGCGCTGGTATCGCTACGTCAATAGCAAAGATTCCGAATTGTTGAGCTTTGGAATAGTGTACGACCCTATTCCTTTCGCGCCCGGTCTAGGCGCTGATTCTTTTGGGCATATGATTATGATTAGTGGGGACAACTCGGGCGTTGCCTACATTGGATTGGACGCTCAAGACTTTTTTGGACCTCTGAACGTGAAGGGTTTCGAAGCTCACAGTATGATTGGTGCAGAAGGATCTAAATATCCGGGCTACTTGGACCGCATCGTTGCTATTATGGAGTACTATGCAGAGAAGGGAACATATCCTGTTCGTACAACAGGATACTTGCCGAACTCACTGTGTACCGAAGCCAAAGAATGTGAGACAGGTGAATGTGTAAAGGAGACCGGTCTGTCGTGGGCTCGTTGTGTGGGAACCCAGTGCGACGAGGATATGGACTGCCCCGAGACTGGACGGTGCGACTCAGGCATTTGCGTTCCCAAACTCGGCTCTTGCCAGCCTTGTGACGAAGATTCGGATTGTGAGTCTGACCACTGCACTTGGCACTTTGTATGCACGAATATGGAAGGTCTCATAGATAACGAGTGCGGGTGCAGCGTGAACTCGGATTGTAAATCGGGACGATGCGAAGGCTGGGCTCCTCCAATTTGTGAAGCTCGTTTAGGTGACGGTGCAACCTGCAACGAAGACTCGGATTGCCTCTCGAATGACTGCTCTTGGAGCTTTAGATGCCGCGGAGGTGACAAAAATTTAGCAATAGCCACAACCATCTCGGCAAAACAGATTGTGATGAACGCACGCAGTATTGACATTGCCGCCAAAGCCCATCCTACACGTGTATCCGAGCCCACATCGAATTCGAAAGTTAAAATCGGAGGTGTGTTCGGTATCGTTGCGTTGGCTGTCATAGGCTTTGCAGCAATCAAATggtatcgtcatcgtcgtcatggATACGAAGAAATTCCTGCCCAGATAAACGTCTGA
- a CDS encoding predicted protein, whose translation MQVGSLPLSAFVPPPPPSAISFPVNRHMVKTEHIISELGLTLPPAPTAAANYQPCQRVDNVLYLSGHLPLRDDGTLHTGTLGKDYDVQAGYQAARQVGLNLIASLKHELGDLDRVEKIVKLFGIVQSTDDFHEQHKVVNGCSDLFCEVFGKERGMHARSAIGTNALPLGIAVEIEAIVLVRDTST comes from the coding sequence ATGCAAGTTGGATCTCTGCCGCTATCAGCGTTTGTTCCTCCTCCGCCCCCCAGTGCCATCAGCTTCCCAGTCAACCGACATATGGTTAAGACAGAGCATATTATTAGTGAACTGGGCTTGACATTGCCACCCGCACCTACAGCGGCTGCGAATTATCAGCCGTGCCAGCGCGTTGACAACGTCTTGTACCTCTCTGGTCATTTGCCGCTTCGTGACGATGGAACGCTTCATACGGGAACTCTTGGAAAAGATTATGATGTACAAGCTGGCTACCAAGCAGCTCGGCAGGTTGGATTGAAtctcatcgcatctttgaaaCACGAATTGGGAGATCTCGACAGAGTTGAGAAGATTGTGAAACttttcggaatcgtccaGTCCACAGATGATTTCCATGAACAGCACAAGGTAGTCAATGGATGTTCTGATCTATTTTGTGAAGTATTTGGGAAAGAGCGAGGGATGCACGCACGATCAGCGATTGGTACAAACGCCTTGCCCCTCGGAATCGCCGTCGAGATTGAAGCCATAGTTCTAGTGAGAGACACTTCAACTTAG
- a CDS encoding predicted protein: AWEDGHVKIVVRRKHLLLDSVDAVMSLGRDDLRKRWRVEFLGEPGMDVGGVSREWFQLVTEQIYDPDFGLWLSSVNNQMCMNINPSSGMSCPEDHFIYFRFLGRILGRALFDRQVVKGHMVRTLYKHLLGWPITFEDIQSQDEEYYQSLKKLTKMEDVSLMCLDFTATEESLGVRTEVDLVEGGALKEVTNENLAQYLEANLQYRMLGRIKPQVTELLLGFFDIIPEPALTVFDANELELILCGLPEIDMVDWQQNTLYSGMFEGKGCSSEVVTWFWEIMKEDFDQEMRARLLQFVTGTSGVPSRGFAVLQGIDGNIKKFTIHGVDSCNYYPKAHTCFNRIDLPLYASKKELFDRLKTAITMSGVGFDME, translated from the exons GCCTGGGAAGACGGCCACGTCAAGATTGTTGTCCGGCGGAAGCACTTATTGCTGGACAGCGTAGATGCTGTCATGAGTTTGGGACGGGACGATTTGCGCAAACGGTGGAGGGTGGAGTTTTTGGGAGAGCCGGGTATGGACGTAGGCGGTGTTTCGCGCGAGTGGTTTCAGCTCGTAACGGAACAAATATACGATCCCGATTTCGGGTTGTGGTTGTCTTCCGTCAACAATCAAATGTGTATGAATATCAACCCGTCGAGCG GTATGTCATGCCCGGAGGACCACTTTATTTACTTTCGCTTTCTTGGTCGCATTCTTGGAAGGGCGCTCTTTGATCGGCAAGTAGTCAAGGGTCACATGGTTCGGACTCTTTACAAGCACCTTTTAGGGTGGCCTATCACTTTCGAAGATATCCAATCACAAGACGAAGAATACTATCAATCCCTCAAGAAACTCACCAAAATGGAAGACGTTTCGTTGATGTGCCTTGATTTTACTGCAACAGAAGAAAGCTTGGGCGTTCGCACCGAAGTCGATCTTGTGGAAGGCGGGGCTCTCAAGGAAGTGACCAACGAGAATCTTGCTCAGTATCTGGAGGCGAATCTACAGTATCGTATGCTAGGTCGCATCAAGCCACAAGTTACCGAGTTGCTACTGGGCTTTTTCGACATAATCCCAGAACCAGCGTTAACTGTATTTGACGCGAACGAACTTGAACTTATTCTCTGTGGGCTCCCCGAAATTGACATGGTGGACTGGCAGCAGAATACACTATATTCTGGTATGTTCGAAGGAAAGGGCTGCAGTAGCGAAGTAGTTACATGGTTTTGGGAAATAATGAAGGAAGATTTTGATCAAGAAATGCGTGCTCGGCTCCTACAGTTTGTTACCGGAACATCCGGTGTGCCATCTCGAGGATTTGCAGTGCTTCAGGGAATTGACGGAAATATCAAGAAATTTACTATTCACGGTGTGGACAGTTGCAACTATTATCCCAAGGCCCATACTTGTTTTAACAGGATCGACCTGCCCCTGTACGCATCCAAGAAAGAGCTCTTTGACCGACTGAAGACAGCGATTACTATGTCGGGGGTTGGGTTCGATATGGAATAG
- a CDS encoding predicted protein, producing the protein MASLKPYIEILIQGTRPLTADETEAAFSEILQGADEVQVGSLLTLLRARGETPSEIAGMVRAMNKACNAVDLGNRKLLDIVGTGGDGADTINISTASVVLAAACGCIVAKAGNRSVSSACGSADVLEALGVKVDLTPEQVVKCVDAVRMAFMFAPVNHPSMKYVAPIRKKLGVRTCFNILGPMTNAAGAQHAVIGVFHPELLSLMAGALKEVGRVDHAVVIHGLGLDEISPLGPSTILEIKNIAAPGEPRIYEEREFEFDPLSIGIARCELADLKGGGPEENAQKFRDVLLGGGHTDAKRDSIVLNAGVGCYVFGLAKSIEDGCDLARATLESGKASSLLESWVKVSQEIATAEKVA; encoded by the coding sequence ATGGCGTCGCTTAAGCCATACATCGAAATCTTAATACAAGGTACGCGTCCACTGACAGCAGATGAAACCGAAGCAGCATTTTCTGAGATTTTACAAGGAGCCGATGAAGTTCAGGTCGGGTCGCTCTTGACTTTGTTGCGTGCCCGGGGTGAAACGCCTTCCGAGATTGCTGGTATGGTTCGGGCTATGAACAAAGCCTGCAACGCAGTTGATCTTGGAAATCGGAAACTTTTGGACATTGTCGGTACAGGAGGTGATGGAGCCGATACAATCAACATTAGCACGGCATCAGTGGTGCTCGCGGCCGCCTGTGGTTGTATTGTGGCCAAGGCGGGGAATCGTTCCGTGTCGTCAGCGTGTGGATCAGCAGACGTACTGGAGGCTCTGGGTGTCAAAGTTGACCTGACACCCGAGCAGGTTGTAAAATGTGTCGATGCCGTCCGTATGGCCTTCATGTTTGCCCCGGTCAACCACCCGTCGATGAAGTATGTGGCACCAATTCGCAAAAAGTTGGGTGTGAGAACGTGTTTCAATATTCTCGGACCCATGACAAACGCGGCTGGCGCACAGCACGCTGTCATCGGAGTCTTTCACCCTGAGCTCCTGTCACTTATGGCGGGCGCCTTAAAAGAAGTTGGGCGTGTGGATCATGCGGTAGTTATCCATGGGCTGGGACTGGACGAAATTAGCCCCCTGGGACCCTCGACCATTCTAGAAATTAAGAACATTGCGGCTCCGGGTGAGCCCCGTATCTACGAAGAACGGGAATTTGAGTTCGATCCCTTGAGTATTGGCATTGCGCGATGCGAACTGGCTGACCTAAAGGGTGGTGGGCCTGAAGAGAACGCTCAAAAGTTTCGAGATGTACTGTTGGGTGGAGGACATACCGACGCAAAGAGAGATTCTATTGTCTTGAACGCTGGGGTCGGTTGCTACGTTTTCGGTTTGGCAAAGTCCATCGAAGACGGATGTGACCTCGCTCGTGCAACTCTCGAATCCGGCAAAGCAAGCTCGCTGTTAGAATCTTGGGTGAAAGTGAGTCAAGAAATTGCTACGGCGGAAAAGGTAGCATAG
- a CDS encoding predicted protein, with product MAGNTTDGKTRETWPSRTAFYFAAVGAAVGFGNVWRFPALSVEYGGGAFFIPYLMALFLIGIPILILEIGFGQFFQSGDVGVFGGFHPRLRGVGVASVACGFMLVVYYSMLIAWVVNAFFDSFGNNDPWGAPDISGEEAVEYFTNVIIGAETLGQDGRPTRLVGANVGYSFLVWVIVFFGIGFGVQWTGRISYVTMGLPVILLFVFLGRSLTLEGSSEGVKEYIGRWDVSVL from the exons ATGGCCGGTAATACTACTGATGGAAAAACCCGAGAGACTTGGCCGTCGCGAACAGCGTTCTACTTTGCAGCTGTTGGGGCTGCAGTGGGATTTGGAAACGTTTGGCGTTTTCCAGCCCTCTCGGTCGAATACGGGGGAGGCGCCTTTTTTATTCCTTACCTTATGGCGTTGTTCCTCATCGGCATTCCTATTTTAATCCTTGAAATAGGCTTCG GACAATTTTTTCAGTCTGGCGATGTTGGCGTCTTTGGGGGATttcatcctcgtcttcggGGTGTTGGTGTTGCAAGTGTGGCATGCGGTTTCATGTTGGTTGTTTATTACAG TATGCTCATTGCGTGGGTTGTCAATGCCTTCTTTGATAGCTTTGGTAATAACGATCCGTGGGGAGCTCCAGACATATCCGGAGAAGAAGCTGTCGAATATTT TACCAACGTCATCATCGGAGCTGAAACACTTGGCCAAGACGGACGCCCAACACGATTGGTAGGAGCGAATGTTGGATATTCGTTCTTGGTCTGGGTTATCGTCTTTTTTGGTATTGGCTTTGGCGTCCAGTGGACAGGTCGAATTTCATACGTCACAATG GGCCTTCCTGTtatccttctttttgtctTCTTGGGCCGGTCCCTTACTCTCGAAGGCAGCAGCGAAGGAGTCAAGGAGTATATTGGACGCTGGGACGTTAGTGTTCTT